In Desulfobacterales bacterium, the DNA window TGACCTGATCGATGTCTCTTCCGGGGCATTGGTCCCGAATGCGCAAGTCCCGGTGGCAAGGGGTTATCAGATTCCGCTATCCCGCCGAATTCGCGACGGGGCGAATATCAGGACGGGCGGTGTTGGGTTGATCACCGAAGCTTATCATGCCGATGAGATCTTGACTGGCGGAGATGCTGACATGGTGTTCATCGGCCGTGAGTTGTTGCGAGAGCCCTACTGGGCTCTAAAGGCTCAACACGAACTGGGGGAGGAGCCGATTTGGCCGCCTCCTTACGGGTACGCAGTCAAGAGGAAATAGAGCAGGGGCGAATTCAAACGCCCAATCCCAATGCCGCAAGCCCGGTTCACGGCTTTTCAGTCCAAAAACGGAGATGGAGATAGGGTTGATGGGTCACAGCTACATTCCAGCCCTTTGATATGATAATAATTTCAAAAAGAAAGCCTACAATTTAAAATCCGGAGTAATGGTGTTATCCGCTCTCTGCCCGGATTGGCCGGCGGATCGGCAGAAACATTTGACGAGGGTATTGGATGATTTGCGGCGGCAAATTAAACATAGGCCGGCTTTCCATCAGGGGCATTTGGGTATGAACGGATTTTCGTCCTGACCGTGGTGTCATATTTTTAGCAATGGTAACCAGTGGCAGCCCGATAAATAAAATTATCAAATACGCCGGAACGGTTAATTCTGAAAAAATTGATGATGGTGCTCTTAACGATGGTTGCTCTTAATTGACTTTCACCTACCATTCGGTTAATTTTGAATCAAGAAGGCTGCGATTCGCATCTATCCCCGGTAAACTAAGGCCGGTAAGATTATGCGCGATTGCGGCCTTTGTTATTTCTATGTCGGAAATGAAAGTGAGATGAAGTGCTCTGTGTGTATTCTCAGCCAGACCTTTCCTTCCGACAACCTATTTGCCGCCCCATGCCATTTCAAAGGAAAGGTGGCCGGCATGAATATCATAAAAGGATGATCTGATTTGCGGCCTTGCCTCGCTGATTGATTCCGGCTTGCCTGCCCTGAGCGCATCCTTCCCGGTAATCCGGTAATCGGTTATCCCTGGCAGATCTCCGCTCTTACTATTTCGTCCGCCTCGTAATCCCTCAGGCCGCTTTCCATCAACTGGTTTTTCCGCTCCTGCGCCTGTCTGCTCCTTTCCAGACAATGGCGTTCCAGGTCCTTTGCAACCTTCAGTTCCTTGTAAAATTTCTTGTCTCGATTCTTCAGATATTCCT includes these proteins:
- a CDS encoding TnpV protein, whose translation is MDRFAELRKEYLKNRDKKFYKELKVAKDLERHCLERSRQAQERKNQLMESGLRDYEADEIVRAEICQG